The Branchiostoma lanceolatum isolate klBraLanc5 chromosome 5, klBraLanc5.hap2, whole genome shotgun sequence region TCATCAGAGATATTCCTCATTTGGTTATACTGTGTTTATTTGAGTTTCCAgtgtatttttcttttgatCTAAAGTTTATGTCACATTTCAGATGCACCAGGACAGACCGATGCCTGAAGAGCCAACGCCACCCCAACACCCTCCTCACATGACAGACGCCTCCCAGCAGACACCCTCGCCACAGACAGCTCAGTCACATCAGGCTGCCGAGGAGGAATCCCGACGGTCTCCCATGAGAGAGCCCTCCCGTGAGAGAAGTCCCTCCCGTGATTCACAGACCCCCCACCCCTCCCTTCCCTACACAGCCTTCCCCCCTGCCCCGTTCATCCCCATGTTAGCCCTCCACCCCTCAGGTACTCACTACATCCCTGTTAATTTCACCCCCCCTACTGCTGTCACCCCCCAGGGGGGTCAGCCTGGCCAGAACATGGTCTGCCCCTTCCCTATGATGTTCCCCGCTCCCATGTACCCTGGGATGTATCCGCCAACCAGCATGGCAAGCTCTGGTGGCAGACGCATGAGCGGGATTCACGTCATGACCCCATACCAACCGCTGTCTCCCCAACCCTCATCCGACGAATCCCCCACAACAACCCCCCGGGAGGAACACTCACCCCCCAATCCCAGCTGCCACATGCGACCCCATTCCCAGGTGCCATCGAACGATCCTCTAAACCTGAGTACGAGAGGTGTTGCCTGTCCAGAAGGCATGTCCAGGTCTCCTGACCTCCCTCACACAGTGTACAGACACAGCCACAATTGGCAGGATGTGAGTCCTCAACATGGCCATGCTATGTCTCCTTAAGTCAAAACACATAGGTCTATGCTACAACAATGTGTGTTGTCCAAAAGTCTACTTGACACAATGTTACATTGGAAAGTTTTGTATACCTTGTTATGTTACGTACCAGGATTCAGCAGAATGGAAAACATTTAGACAATCTAAATCTTTTCCGGATACGTAGATAGTGGAGTCGGTTTAGGTTTTGTTCTAGTTGAGATACCGTAGATTTCTCATGTAATTATTGAGCAGCTATCGTGTTACCTGTGAAGTAttgaattatttaaaaaaaagagtgttctgaatgacaaaaaaatggaattcCTTTTCCAAAGACATCTATTGTTTTCATAACAGGATTACTAATAAGTAGGATTTTCTTTCAATAGTAAAACTCAGCTTTTTGGATGTTATGTATGACAGGACTATTTGCAGCAGATACAAATATTTTCAGGGCTTGTTTTGCTTGATCAGAAGAGAATGAAGGACATGCCTTACTGATAATTTGGACGATTATGGGCTGATATACATTGTTGTGAATATGACTCGACTTATTACAAGCCAGGCACaacaaagtattttttttttcaatttgtttgGCTTGTCAAACTGTCAAACCTCAAATACACTGTGGTTGAACCATGGATTACAGTTGTCTGGTCACAATTCTGTGTTAGGTTTTTTCTGTGACTCACTTACACAAAGgctgtaatgttacatatgcTGTATTTTCTATGGTAAGTGGATCAATTCTTTACATCAAGAGCCCCATAGAGTCGTATAACAGGGGAAGAGGGTTTATTATTTGGATGTGTTGCCAGTAGTATAAAGTTACAATGTAGGTTCAGGGGAAGCATATCTACATGTGTAAAAACTGGGCTTTCTGCGGTGATACACTGCTTGCAATGTACTGAAAACTTTATACTTGCACattaagtttaatgatatctgAGCCACTAAAATTGATAAGTATAAACTTGTTACTTGATCATTCTATCCTGTTGATGGTCCTTTGACACAatctgtttgttggtttgttatcattcatgttgatattatatatcTGCTATAGATCTTGAAACCTTACACTGTAGGTAAAGTTGTTATATGATGCCTGTGGAAAGAAAAATGTTCTGTTCTTCTTAGTAGAATTGAAGTACAAAAGTGAATATTTTGATGCGTGAAAGATATACATATAATGAACGAAGTGCGCCAGTATAAGATGGATGATTTCATCTCACATTTTGTACGGAGATGAGAAATTGCCGTTAGAAAAAGATTTAATGTAAAAAGCCTTGTTATATGTTCCAATATTCAAGAAATTCAAAACattgatacacatgtataatgttGTAAAAGTAGATGAAGCTCAGTAATGTTCCACAGGAACTGCTGCAGAAAAGAAGCAGATTTCTCTTTCTATGTGTTGTACAGATGGATGTGGATGCTCACTATTTTCGAGAACAGTTGATATACGACTATTTTCAATGAATAAATGGGAAGATTATAATAATGCTGACatgatgtatttttgttttgttgtatatgTTACAAAATTAAGCTAACGTTAGTGATAGCTTCGTCTCTAACTGGTggaaaaatatttcttaaattaTAAGTTTATTGTAAGTACACGCATATGCAGAACAGTACTGTATTAGCACATGCAGGACTTCAGCAGTCTGCTAGGTGACACTTCTACAGTGCTAAGTGTCAGGATAATGCAGTTGATTATCTGAATCTGCAAATTTAACGTTAACTGACAACCAATATGGCAAACGCACTGCATACGACGCAAAATCTAGCTAGGGATTTGTTTTAGCTAACTGCATTCTGTCAGTTGCTATCCATAATATTAACTTTCATCTCATGTTGAATTTGAGTACTGCAGGACAATTTAGTAAGGTCATGGAAAAATAATATCTATAATTGGCACCAACTATTACACCAAGAAAAGGATGGAAAAACAagccaacaacaacagcagtgtAGACGGTTTTGTTGATATTTATTGCCAAAGTGGACAAGGAAAAAACAGT contains the following coding sequences:
- the LOC136435164 gene encoding hairy/enhancer-of-split related with YRPW motif protein 1-like; translation: MSVDVPTTVGASDPALALRLNMQRDNEAYPLPPHKRVKTENMSYELHDSISPVHMAFMTDSRGFRRRNMQGTEEQRDLHRIVEKRRRDRINDCLANIRELLPEELVRQKSCGKAEILELTLMHMKHLQKQVQAYEQGKTPPAATPVIRQGDFLAGYRECLGEAIRYMSQSPVDGVSCEKIESHLRRHCQRLSPYQGFPDTEETPCGLIRDSISPQPEQQMHQDRPMPEEPTPPQHPPHMTDASQQTPSPQTAQSHQAAEEESRRSPMREPSRERSPSRDSQTPHPSLPYTAFPPAPFIPMLALHPSGTHYIPVNFTPPTAVTPQGGQPGQNMVCPFPMMFPAPMYPGMYPPTSMASSGGRRMSGIHVMTPYQPLSPQPSSDESPTTTPREEHSPPNPSCHMRPHSQVPSNDPLNLSTRGVACPEGMSRSPDLPHTVYRHSHNWQDVSPQHGHAMSP